A stretch of DNA from Ovis aries strain OAR_USU_Benz2616 breed Rambouillet chromosome 14, ARS-UI_Ramb_v3.0, whole genome shotgun sequence:
gttcatggggtcgcaaagagttggacacgattgagcgactgaactgaactgaactgattaaataTCATATCACTGTATCTGTAACTGAAAGTAGGTTCCGGCTGCTCAAAACTCAAAGGCCACTAGAGAGGCCAGGttgatggaaaggaaagtttgctttattttagatGCTGGCAACTGGTGGGGGCGCTGAactccctctgcccaccccaaCCCTACCCCCACTGACAATCAGAGGCCAAGGGCATTTATagacagagggagaaagagcAGAAACAGTCAGaccatgcagaaacagcacagtcagctctgacggtcgccttgaaattggtcatcagtggtctgacccgTGTTGTCTCCATTGCTTTAGGTACAGTTCATCTTCGGTTCCGTGGTTTGCTCCCAtctctttgaggccagttctcagaactgtggcagcttatgtcgtGGCCACAGTTTGGTCATCGTCTGGTGGGGTTTCAGTACctacaagacagctcacaggatatggctcagaatattatctatagcccctGAGACGGAACTAAAGGTCTTTGACTCTGCTTATTGACTAAACTATTACTATTTgatctcctttgactgttttcctttgcttctgcattttctcacttctctgattaaacttattctttggctaaaatcTTTCCACAGCCtaaaggcaggctgaggacatgggAGGCAAGAACCATAGGGTTCTCCTCCACTTCATATGAAGGATAGGAAAAAGCCCAGATGGGAGAATGCTGGTAAGCCGATTTGCCCAATAATCCGTGGTGCTTGGAACAAAGAGATCATTAAGGTAAGAAGAAAACGTTGGCATGTAAAAGAGAAAAGTCAGGGACAAGACTGTGAAGTCATTGAACGAAGAGGCTAGATTTTTGTTCCAGTAAACGTTCAGAACTGCCTCTTACAAATGGTAAGTTGTCTAGATCTGCAAATAACTGCTCTAAGGACATGTTTAGAGACCCGATCCTAGGCCTCCTCTTCTCCCTGGCTATAAAACTCAGGTTTAATTGGTTAGTTGACTTCATTCTGCATGATCATGACTTgataagtaaaattaaatgcCACAGGAAAGAAAACTCAGAAGCAGATATAGAAATCCCCCTTGGCTTACCTAACTTCAGCAGCATGACTGGGTAACATTAGTTATCCACCTTTTAAGCCATCCTTCATCACCCGCCCCTCCTAACAGCCCCCCGACAGagcttatattttttttaatgttctgttttcttttaaaattttttgcttgtttattttcgcccacgctgggtcttcattgcagtgtatgggcttctcatcgtggtggcttctagagcacagactcaactGCTCCACAGCACGTGAGACCTTCCAAGATGgggaatcaaacctgtatccgATAAGCGCCTTCTTGTccgctgcaccaccaggaaaatccaaaACTGTATTCTGAATCTGTGTCTTCTGGAGAACTGCCACGCTTCCATGCCAactcgctcagtcacgtccaacttgtTGTGgcgcctctgtccttgggatttcccaggcaagaatactggagtgggttgccatgccctccaggggatattcccgacccagggatcgaacccacgtctccttcagcttctgcatcgcaggcaggttctctaccactgagccgtcagggaagaaCTGCATAGCTTTAGCATGTAAGTAGTCCCCCAAAGTGTCTTTTAGCTAAGCCTAAGGAGAACACGGAGTGAATATTATTACATAGGGTTTTCCACTACTGATGATGCCTTCTAGCTTAAAGTGTATGTGTGTACTGTTTTTCTTCAGGTCACATAAATTTTCCTTGCAAAGAAGAGGATGAATCCTCTAAAGATACACGGCTTTGTTCACATTTGGAGCAAGAGAGAGAAGCTcttgtggaaacagtggaaggagagaaggaaattagCCTGGCAGGCGTCTTCAACGCTGAAGGATTTATCCGGGTTTTTCAGCTCAGCAACAATATTACAAGTGTGGTCCTTACACGCTGTGGAAAGAGACAAGGCTGTCTGCATTTAACTCTGCAAAACAATAGCTGCTTGTTCATTGACAAATTATCCCACAGGGATGCTGAACAGTTGAAGGCCTTCCTGGACGCAGTCTGTCAAAACAAATCCCAGCCACCCATGAAACACAACCGTGATTGGGGTGTTTTTGGTGGGAGGAACACACAGAAGGAAACGGACAAAACTCCATCTCACCAAGTCCGTGACAAGCCCTGTGGTGCACCCTCTAAtacagaaaaagcaaatgaaactctCTCCCCTCCAAAGATGACGTTGTTCAAGTCACCAACTCTTGCCAGAACAGGACTCTTAGAAAATCAAGgaacaaagagggaaaaaatgctATCACCTGGTCGAGAGATGAATGAAGGGTCCCTGAGAGAAAGTAACCCTGAAGTAAACAGAAATTGAAGACCAATTCCTTTGAGTACACAGAAAGTAACAGGGATGAACTGTTGCACTCAGAAGGTCAAGAAAAACTTAGAAATTCAACGTGTGAAGACCATCTCTACTGAAAATGGCAGTCTAGCTCAGACCGTTGTTTTAATCCAGGCTCTCTCTTGCAAAACAGGTTCGGAGTTTCCATCAGAACAAATATATAGCCATGACGACCTAAGATGGGATGACCTTGACACTCACCCAGAATTCTGGCAAGGGTTCCCCGACCTAGGGAACACCTGTTACATGAATGCAGTTTTACAGTCACTGTCTGTGATTCCCTCATTTGCTGACGACTTACTCATGATGCCCTTTGTTGCTTTTATTACGTGCCTGACCCAGCTACTTGctttaaaagatatttgtaaCCCGGAGGGCAAGAAAGAGCTACTTGTCAATATTAAAAATGCTATTTCAGCCGTCGCAGAGACTTCCTCCGGCAGTGTGCACGCAGTGTGATGCGTATGAGTTTTTAGGGTGCTGTTCGGAGCAGCTGAAAGAAGACATGGAAAAGTTAACCACCACTTTGAAGACTGAGAGGAAAACGGGGGTGGAAATTCATCGCTGCAGATGTAAGTGGATGGCGCTGCCTGCCAGACCTTTGTTTGTCCCATTGTGGCTAACTTTGAGTTTGAATTGCAGTGCTCCATCATCTGGAAAGCCTGTGGACAGGTCGTTCTCAAGACAGAGCCAAGTCATTACCTACCTTGTATCAACCTTCCCCAAGAAATGAAACTACAACCGTCCTCCATTCAGAATTCTTTTGATCTTTTCTTTAGGGCAGAAGACCTTGAGTATAGCTGTCATGAATGCACCCACGAGATATCTGTTGCAATGCACAAAGTCAGTAAGCTTCCCAGGGTGCTCATCGTCCATCTGAAATGCTATAGCTTTAATGATGCTTGGTTGCTAGTGAAGGATAACCAGCCAGTTGCTATTCCTAAATTTTTAAACTcatcttctcattgcagtgagaGCACCAAGTTAGCTTTTCCTACTGCCCCTAACACACCTCCCGGGGACTCCAAAATGCTAGAAGTCTCTCCAGAGGTGTTTTCTGAGATCCTCGCCCCATCGTCACCTTCAAAGAAGTTGATCTCAGAATCCAGTGATTCCTTGGCAAAGAATGCTGAACCAATGTTCCAGAAGATCGTTGGAGGGTCAAGCCAAGAACAGCAGCAGAGAGACCTGGAAAATGGTCCCGAATGGAATAAAGCAGCTTCAGGAATGGCAGGAAAGGAGCTCCCAGCAGCTGACTCAGGGATGGGTCAAGAACACACATATCTTACGATCTGTGAAGATGCACGTGAACTTACCAGCAGCCCACACCAAGTCTCAGAGAGGCTCAGCTCCAGGAGGCGCCTGAAGATCAGGCCTTAAGAGATCTGAGAAGGCAAGGCATTCGTAGAGCAGATGCGGGCGGTGTCATGGAGTCCACTGAGGCCTTTTACCAGGCTCATGAAAACAGGATTCCAGAAAGATCTCAAGGCGTGGCTGAAAAACTGCCTAAGTGCAATAGGAAAAGAATCATCCAGGAACTGCCCTGAAGGGAATCGCCTCCAGGCGTCAGGAGCTGGGTGCCCAGGAATGCGCGGGAAGGGACTTCCAGGATCATCAGAAAGACCTCGGGGACTCCCTCGGTGCTTTGGGTCCTGATGCGAAGCCTGGAATTTTAGACGGGGGGACGCAGGAGCTGAAGCCTAAGGGTAAAAGGAAATGCCTGCCGGCCCCTCTGTGTCGCCAGCCATCTCGGGAGCCCCCAGATTCAGGCCATCACATCAGCGATGTTTAGGACTTTCGGAAGCAGGTTCACATACCACGGCCTACTGGAATCAGAAATCCGAGCCCGTGATGCAGGAGGCTGGGCTTCACAGCgggtgtgtcttctttaatgtGCACGGTGAGATCTCTCAGGCGCTGTTGAGAAAGGCAAGGAATTCTCACTTAGGGTGCAGATAGGGGAGCTCCCTCAAGAGGCGTAAGAAAAAGGTGGCTCGGGActcccctggaggctcagtggataagaatctgcctgccaatgcaggggacccaagtttgattcctagtccggaagatcccacatgctgcgaagcGACTACGCCCGTGGGCCACAACGACTGAGCCcatgttctagagcctgggagccgcagctgCTGACGCTCCAGCATCCAGTGGCCACGCTCCGCAGCTAGAGACGGCACCGCAGGGAGAAGCCcgctcactgcagccagagaggagcccctgcttaccgcaacgagagaaagcctgcTCACCGCGCCGAAGACCCAGGGCgagcaaaaagtaaaaataaacaaagatttcaaaaagaaatcctttttaaaaaaaaggaaagaaaggaaaaggaaagaaagagatgacTTTTGCACAAATCTGCTTGCCTGCTGCACCCAGTCCCTCTTCCTCCGTGGAAGGAAGGTTCTGAGCTCTACCCAGAGATGAGAAGACAAGGAGCTTGAGAGTGGAGTTCAAACAGAAACTCTTCTTATGGGAAATAACCATGCTAACTCTGCAGCAGACCCCGAAGCTCAAACTGAGATGGGTCGTCCTAGCCTGTAAGATTGGAAAATCACTTTTCGCATTAATGGGGTGGTTTTCAAAATGTTGGTCCCACTGTGGCAGCAGTAGCCGGAGGCTGGTTAGAAATGAACCGGCCTGGAACCTGTTTCAGACCAACTGAATCAGAAACCGGGCGCGACTCAGTAATTGACGGAGATCTTGTGTTCCAGAAAATATAAGAGCCGCTGCTTTCTTGTGAAGGGTATCTTCGTACATTTCACTAGTGTATATATGAGTTGTTTGTTTTatgtaaaggattttttttttgttttatgtaaagGATTTTAATTGTGTGTTTTCAAGTTCCTCACAGGCATGCATACCTTTCCAATGTAAATCTGTTAAAATAAAACCCCAACCAATACATGTACCATTGACTGGGCTTCACAAAGTTTTGTGACTGATTACTGGTAAAATTTGCTATTTTACAATACAATCAACTGTATTTTTACATTCTTCCAGGAATTGCAGGGAAAGAATACATGGGAAATtgagtatattaaaaaattatatgaggttgattttgaaaattcaaaagcatcttaaAATGTTGCTGAAGTTATTAACATGAATAAGACTATAAATATTCATACATGTATAACATAACTTAGTAGCCAAGGCTTTAACAGTCTTTCAGTACTGAGTGTCAGCAGGCCATAGGAGTAAGGGTATGAAAGATGAGAGGATTTTGTGAGTACAGAGAGATAAAGTCCTGGTGAGGGAAAAAATAACTAATCCTGGTGGGAAATTCCCTGgggttccagtggttaggacctggGGCTTTAactgccaggggcccaggttcagtccctagctggggaactaagaccaaaaaaaaggaaaaaaaaatcctggtgaTGTATAAAATACAGGACATGTTTACACAGTTAGATGCAGGAaagaggaggtgggaggaagtaAACAGAGCTATGCACaagtttttttaagtattatttttagcatttaaGGGGGAAAGACGGTACTgtataaaaaagaaacttttttttaaatttaaaaaaagaattaaaaataaataaaggaattaaaaaaaagaaacaaacatgtcAGTAATTCCACTGTTAGTATTTTTGTGTTCTCTTCCAATCCTACATACACAACTATGAAATACAAATTTGTTTACACATAGTTTAATGTCCACAATAATGTGCTTGTCCATGTGTTACCTCACCTGCTTTGCTCTCTCGACTTCTCACATGTGTGCTTGACCTTCTTGGGCGTCACTGGAGGGCAGGGAAAGCAATCAGAGCAATAACTCTATAAGTCTACCCAGGCATTgggagggtaacaggcaggaagtcgaggggtctccaaacagaggacacaggctgcaagtgtcagacattttccTCTcacttaagcggcaggaggaaacaactagcggtatatttttttctatatataaatttaaaaggaggtttctcttgaAATACTGTGtcgccataatgacacctggtttcacctgaagttaactattctcaaaccttgagtaaccaatgcatttttcttatggaaatgtttgtcttaagctatgttaatgtactatgcattttcccctgactctgtcttcaagtgggttccacctagtggctcagaacctacttgacaaaccagtatgttatactcagatattgttcccctaaccTATGTAAGCGGAACTATTTGTATGGTGGTCTGCCCtcctacaagattcaagtcaatcattTACGGCCCGGGATGaatcatctggtgccaagattatcccaaaatgcattttATGGATGGGGGGCCTGGTGCCAtcctgagttttaagacattgctttctttcattaacagactgctagtgactatataacatccagctgaagactggCAGGGGGGTACTcattctgcccccttctgatgcctatgtccaaagctttctctatctcctttatgctttaataaaacttcattacacaaaagctctgagcgatcaagccttgtccCTAGcgccggattgaattcttctcctccggaggccaagaatcccggtgcAGTGCCTTTTCGTTCAGCAAC
This window harbors:
- the LOC105602023 gene encoding LOW QUALITY PROTEIN: ubiquitin carboxyl-terminal hydrolase 29-like (The sequence of the model RefSeq protein was modified relative to this genomic sequence to represent the inferred CDS: inserted 1 base in 1 codon; deleted 1 base in 1 codon; substituted 1 base at 1 genomic stop codon); the protein is MNCCTQKVKKNLEIQRVKTISTENGSLAQTVVLIQALSCKTGSEFPSEQIYSHDDLRWDDLDTHPEFWQGFPDLGNTCYMNAVLQSLSVIPSFADDLLMMPFVAFITCLTQLLALKDICNPEGKKELLVNIKNAISAVAETSSGSVTQCDAYEFLGCCSEQLKEDMEKLTTTLKTXEENGGGNSSLQMXVDGAACQTFVCPIVANFEFELQCSIIWKACGQVVLKTEPSHYLPCINLPQEMKLQPSSIQNSFDLFFRAEDLEYSCHECTHEISVAMHKVSKLPRVLIVHLKCYSFNDAWLLVKDNQPVAIPKFLNSSSHCSESTKLAFPTAPNTPPGDSKMLEVSPEVFSEILAPSSPSKKLISESSDSLAKNAEPMFQKIVGGSSQEQQQRDLENGPEWNKAASGMAGKELPAADSGMGQEHTYLTICEDARELTSSPHQVSERLSSRRRLKIRP